The window CCACGAAGCGCTCCGTGGCGAAGAGGAGGGTCGGAAAGTCCACCAGCCTGAACACATCCACATCCGTAGGCAGTGATGTCTCGGAGAGCCAGTACCGCTCCGGCAGGCTGACGGCACCTTCAGAGCCACAGCGCGAGCACGGCGGATTGCGGAGGGGCAGGCAGTCGGGATGCAACCGCCCGTGCGGGAGCACCTGCAGTTCCAGCAGCTCGGGTGGGCTCTTTCCCCGGAAGCGAACCTCCGGCGGACAGCCCTGGAGCCCCGCCACACCCGCCTCCCGCAGGAGCTCGAACGCGTCACGGCGAACGACCAGGGTCCAGTCCGGTATGTGGAGCGCTCCAAAGGAGCCGGAGCCCGTGCCTGTGAGTGGCCCCAGGCACGTGCCAGGCACCAGCACGGCCTCTTTCGGAACCCGGGGGCGCACCAGCTCTCGCAACCGGACGAACTCGTCGAACGGCACTGGCCAGGGGTCCGACAGGCATCTCAGCTCCGCGCCCGGCAGGCCCGACAGGTCCACGCGGGGATACTGAATCCCCAGCCATCCACCGCCGGTACCGCACAGCGCACAGGGCTCGACGCCCGGCAAGCCCCACCTGTGGGCGGCGTTGCGCAGGTTGCCCGTGTAGCGCGAGGCCGGGTCCCCATCAATGCGATAGAACCTCATGTCCTCCTCCTCACCTGTGAGGCAGCGCCCGTCAATAGGCCTCGATGCGCGGGCCCGGGTCCTCGGGAACAAGCCGGGTGTTGTAGGGCACGACAGGTCCTGAGAGCTGGAAGCGGAAGGCCAGCTCGAGCGCGTGGCGCATGAGGACGTCTTTCGCTGGAGGCTGGGGTTGGCCCTCATTCAGCACAGGGCATCCTCTCGCACACATCTACTACGTGTGATACTGTGCAATCCGGACCCAAGTAGGGGGGGGACATGCCTCATAAATTTCGTACTTCAGCTCACAGGCGCGTACCCGAGCCTGTGGTAGTTCTCATCCTTGCCCTCGCAACTGCAGGGGCTACTGCCTGCAAAGAGGACGAAGATCCGCGCAAGAACCGAGTCTTGTCGATTGAACTCGTGAGTCCACCCTCTGCGCTCTATCGCCCCGGAGATGGAACAACAGAGATTGCTGTCCAGTTTTTGGTGCGCGAGGCGGATGTGTCGCAAGCCGCTAGCGAGGCCATCCCTCTTGAGCCGAACGAATACATAATTGATTTGGCTCTGGACAACAAGCCTGTCGACAATGAATTCATTCCCGATCAGAGTTCGGAGAAATTGGCATCCAGTCTTCATATCGGCCTTGTGTTAGATGCGAGCTTTTCCATGCTCCAGCATGGGAATTTCAAGGACAATGATGCTTTCACTCCGATGAAGTCAGCTGCAACGAAGCTCATTGAGAACGGGGTTAGCCTCTGGAGAAATCGACCCGGCTCCTTCTCTTTCCAAGCTTCATGGTTTAACAATGCCGTATACATTCAAGAAGGCGCGTGGAGACCCAACGACATCAACTCCATTGCAAAGCCAGAACAGGGGAACTTCACTCGGCTTCTTGGGGCTGTAGGCGTTATGGCAGACCGGCTTAAGCAAGCGCGAGACACAGGCGTTGCTAGCGACATT of the Pyxidicoccus xibeiensis genome contains:
- the sitI6 gene encoding SitI6 family double-CXXCG motif immunity protein, coding for MRFYRIDGDPASRYTGNLRNAAHRWGLPGVEPCALCGTGGGWLGIQYPRVDLSGLPGAELRCLSDPWPVPFDEFVRLRELVRPRVPKEAVLVPGTCLGPLTGTGSGSFGALHIPDWTLVVRRDAFELLREAGVAGLQGCPPEVRFRGKSPPELLELQVLPHGRLHPDCLPLRNPPCSRCGSEGAVSLPERYWLSETSLPTDVDVFRLVDFPTLLFATERFVDAARRLALDGGVFQELEAR
- a CDS encoding vWA domain-containing protein, whose protein sequence is MSIELVSPPSALYRPGDGTTEIAVQFLVREADVSQAASEAIPLEPNEYIIDLALDNKPVDNEFIPDQSSEKLASSLHIGLVLDASFSMLQHGNFKDNDAFTPMKSAATKLIENGVSLWRNRPGSFSFQASWFNNAVYIQEGAWRPNDINSIAKPEQGNFTRLLGAVGVMADRLKQARDTGVASDIRDRHMMIVFSDGADNYSYFDNSSIDQHGETSSGADFRKIGTTPVTMENVLQKLGNHPSLSVHVLGFGEAINSAELKQLAATGGGRFFANPSAADLDSLFERVSKEFATVQTRGAVIPLPPGDYTFTLKVTSPTASEPRLCNLRLVGGREAVDQIASQCSP